One window from the genome of Gimesia aquarii encodes:
- a CDS encoding tyrosine-type recombinase/integrase, giving the protein MQRNSVSRKTVFTHCWRPKEVEVILKDSEATTLIWLRSAVLALSTTGLGISELADLHWSDIDLNRGMITLSDESTSRPQSSREWRSTKSGYSRLFLSHADLRNVLETLTHTTDGRRHSLRHYFCSVCANAGIAERILRSGLDTGEKLVHRYYHLADGESQ; this is encoded by the coding sequence GTGCAGAGAAATTCAGTATCGAGAAAAACAGTTTTCACTCACTGCTGGCGTCCTAAAGAGGTTGAGGTAATCTTGAAAGACAGTGAAGCAACTACATTGATTTGGTTACGATCAGCGGTACTCGCGCTATCGACAACAGGGCTCGGCATCAGCGAGTTGGCTGACCTCCACTGGTCTGACATTGATCTCAACAGAGGCATGATCACTTTGAGTGATGAAAGTACAAGTCGTCCACAAAGTTCGCGTGAGTGGCGTTCTACCAAGTCTGGTTATAGCCGATTATTTCTGAGTCATGCCGATCTGAGGAATGTGCTTGAAACATTAACACACACGACCGATGGTCGGCGGCACTCACTTCGACATTACTTTTGCTCTGTCTGTGCCAACGCTGGGATCGCAGAACGTATCCTTAGAAGTGGCTTGGATACCGGAGAGAAGCTAGTGCATCGTTATTACCATCTGGCTGACGGAGAATCACAATGA
- a CDS encoding FG-GAP-like repeat-containing protein: protein MKYSSFSDKRLLLLPVAALAFFIAWWKAGSENVNVEQQFREVQIAIERNDIEEALDLLDNILERSPNHSQALLYRGQLRRDAGNLAGASSDWKSVPDHPPMTGGVARYLEATILLEKGKARLAEQKLLRAVELHPSYPQPNRRLLELYIVQGRRDDVHQQLTRIAQSRALAIDELVFRFVAPERATVPAAGSELMRSYIAADPEDQDSKLALVRYLLEEEKYSEADDILQPLIVADPQDERAVGLLVEILLKQGKTQHAGEILSKYYRRKPSPEFSKSVGYNAAEVEDWATAAKHYLYVAQERPEDTGSLYRLGQVLQRLECDVEAQQCLRQAKLMDRLQRQALRLVWGSRDKVDLMVPIALEVGDLLAQLGRRTEALLWYEQILAVRPGYEPALAGLRKITENPEHPETQPYRSERLLSKISKLELTNFLSDEASLTVSPLTDRSTSIRLSDVHAEAGVDYQFIGRSKFKYPPESTSGGVGVLDYDQDGWPDLYFPQGCRLPYNPDDFTYLDRLYRNRGDGTFEDVTERVGLRENRYGQGITAGDYNSDGFPDLVVVNFGRNTFLLNNGDGSFTDITNQVGLTDEVMSSSAAFADLDRDGLLDLYVVNYLDSIKICHSPDGTYSSCNPSNFEGEQDRLYHNRGDGTFEDITSESGIVVPDGKGLGIIIADLNEDGLPDVYVANDTTPNFLFRNLGAEDGIRFVEEGLLSGVALSGDGRSEAGMGVACADLDGNGALDLYVTNFYQETNTLYLNQGSGDFLDSTRLAGLAKPTHSQLGFGTQAVDLNLDGLPELFVANGHIDDFGFRGEPWKMHPQLFENVGEGKFTDVSSQSGNYFQQKYLGRGVARLDWNRDGRPDLFVVHQDSPVALLKNETSNVGNGVVIELHGVKSNRDAVGARLRVTADGLTQVLEVCGGDGFFCVNERRQFVGVGNASHIDELEIIWPNGNRETHTQLPTHAKLVFIEGKSPLVMRDQ, encoded by the coding sequence ATGAAATATTCCTCGTTTTCTGATAAACGCTTGCTTCTTCTGCCAGTAGCAGCATTAGCGTTTTTTATTGCTTGGTGGAAGGCCGGATCGGAGAATGTAAACGTTGAACAACAATTTCGTGAAGTTCAGATAGCAATCGAGCGAAATGACATTGAAGAAGCGCTGGATCTGTTAGACAACATTCTTGAGCGTAGTCCGAACCACAGTCAGGCCTTATTATATCGCGGTCAGTTACGGAGAGACGCGGGAAACCTGGCAGGAGCAAGTAGTGATTGGAAAAGTGTGCCGGATCATCCACCAATGACTGGTGGCGTTGCTCGTTATTTGGAGGCTACCATATTATTGGAGAAGGGAAAGGCACGTCTTGCTGAACAGAAACTTCTGCGTGCTGTTGAGTTACATCCAAGTTATCCTCAACCGAATCGAAGGCTGCTCGAATTGTATATCGTCCAGGGACGAAGAGATGATGTGCATCAGCAGCTCACTCGGATTGCACAATCCCGAGCGTTGGCAATTGACGAACTGGTCTTCCGATTCGTCGCTCCGGAACGAGCGACGGTACCTGCCGCTGGCTCGGAACTAATGCGTTCCTATATTGCCGCAGATCCTGAAGATCAAGACAGCAAGCTGGCGCTGGTCCGATATCTTCTTGAGGAAGAAAAGTATTCTGAAGCCGATGACATCCTGCAACCACTGATAGTCGCGGATCCACAGGACGAACGAGCCGTCGGCCTACTGGTTGAGATCCTGCTAAAACAAGGTAAGACACAGCACGCCGGGGAGATCCTTTCAAAATACTATCGAAGAAAGCCTTCACCGGAATTTTCGAAAAGCGTGGGTTACAATGCTGCGGAAGTGGAGGATTGGGCCACAGCCGCAAAGCATTATTTGTATGTGGCCCAAGAGCGACCGGAGGATACGGGTTCATTATATCGTTTGGGTCAAGTATTGCAGCGTCTGGAATGCGATGTGGAAGCTCAGCAATGTCTGAGGCAGGCCAAACTAATGGACCGTCTACAGCGCCAGGCTTTGCGGCTCGTCTGGGGAAGTCGGGATAAAGTAGACCTGATGGTTCCAATTGCTCTCGAAGTAGGAGACCTGTTAGCACAGTTGGGACGTCGTACTGAAGCACTACTCTGGTATGAACAGATTCTCGCTGTTCGTCCAGGTTATGAACCTGCACTGGCTGGATTACGTAAGATTACAGAGAATCCCGAACATCCTGAGACTCAACCGTATCGGTCCGAGCGATTGTTATCGAAAATCTCCAAGCTTGAACTAACAAACTTTCTATCCGATGAAGCCTCTTTAACAGTTTCGCCGTTGACTGACAGATCGACTTCGATTCGTCTAAGTGATGTGCATGCTGAGGCTGGAGTGGATTATCAATTTATTGGTCGGTCCAAGTTCAAATATCCGCCAGAGAGCACCAGTGGCGGGGTGGGGGTGCTTGACTATGATCAGGATGGATGGCCTGATCTCTACTTTCCTCAGGGTTGTCGACTACCGTACAATCCCGATGATTTTACCTATCTCGACCGTCTCTATCGAAATAGAGGAGATGGGACGTTCGAAGATGTCACGGAAAGAGTCGGATTGCGTGAAAATCGATACGGGCAGGGCATCACGGCAGGCGACTATAACAGCGACGGTTTTCCGGATTTAGTTGTTGTGAACTTTGGGCGGAACACCTTTCTCCTCAACAACGGCGATGGATCGTTTACTGACATCACCAATCAAGTCGGACTGACCGATGAGGTGATGAGTTCCAGCGCGGCTTTTGCAGATCTCGACAGAGACGGGTTACTTGATTTGTACGTGGTGAACTATCTCGATTCGATAAAAATTTGTCATAGCCCCGACGGAACGTACAGTTCCTGCAACCCTTCCAATTTTGAGGGTGAACAGGACCGGCTGTACCACAATCGGGGTGACGGAACGTTTGAAGACATTACCAGTGAGTCTGGAATCGTCGTCCCGGACGGCAAAGGTCTGGGGATCATCATTGCGGACCTGAACGAGGATGGTTTACCCGACGTTTACGTTGCCAATGATACAACACCTAATTTTCTATTTCGAAATCTGGGAGCTGAGGACGGAATTCGGTTTGTGGAAGAAGGGTTGCTTTCCGGTGTGGCGCTTAGCGGAGACGGACGCTCAGAGGCGGGCATGGGTGTTGCCTGCGCGGATCTGGATGGAAACGGTGCGCTCGATTTGTATGTAACCAACTTTTATCAGGAGACGAACACCCTGTATCTCAACCAGGGAAGCGGCGACTTTCTCGATTCGACCCGATTAGCAGGATTAGCAAAGCCAACGCATTCGCAACTTGGCTTCGGGACCCAGGCAGTCGATTTGAACCTTGATGGTTTACCTGAGTTGTTCGTTGCCAACGGCCATATTGACGATTTCGGATTTCGTGGGGAGCCCTGGAAAATGCATCCGCAATTATTTGAGAACGTCGGTGAGGGAAAGTTTACCGATGTTTCAAGTCAATCTGGAAATTACTTTCAGCAAAAATATCTTGGACGTGGTGTGGCACGTCTCGATTGGAATCGCGATGGTCGCCCGGATTTATTTGTAGTTCATCAGGATAGTCCTGTCGCTCTCTTGAAGAATGAGACTTCAAACGTCGGCAATGGTGTCGTGATCGAGTTGCATGGAGTGAAGTCAAACCGTGATGCAGTGGGAGCGCGATTACGTGTGACCGCAGACGGACTGACACAAGTGCTCGAAGTCTGTGGTGGCGATGGTTTTTTTTGTGTGAACGAACGTCGTCAGTTTGTAGGTGTTGGGAATGCTTCCCACATCGATGAGTTGGAAATTATCTGGCCTAATGGAAACCGGGAAACACACACTCAATTACCTACCCATGCGAAGTTGGTATTTATCGAAGGGAAAAGCCCACTCGTGATGAGGGATCAGTAA
- a CDS encoding glycine zipper domain-containing protein, with protein MDYLSYKKMFLLLLLCLVQVGCSSMNHTQAGAANGAGIGAVTGAIIGSHSGNGGAGALIGAATGGLAGSLIGNAEDAREERDVAIAQANHERMARSAIKNSDVIHMSHNGVSDSVIIGAIRSRGGAFDLSPQTIISLKQQGISDQLIEFMQKHNYVAGTEPVIVKQRPATVVTSPSVVYVTPRPRPRFRPRTGIHGHFHF; from the coding sequence ATGGACTACTTGTCATATAAGAAAATGTTTTTGCTTTTGTTGCTCTGTTTAGTGCAAGTGGGCTGCAGTTCCATGAATCATACTCAGGCAGGTGCAGCAAACGGAGCAGGGATCGGTGCGGTGACTGGAGCGATTATTGGCAGTCATTCTGGTAATGGAGGCGCTGGTGCCTTAATTGGCGCAGCTACTGGTGGACTCGCGGGTAGTTTGATTGGAAATGCAGAGGATGCAAGAGAAGAACGTGATGTTGCCATTGCGCAGGCAAACCATGAGCGTATGGCGCGGTCGGCTATAAAAAATAGCGATGTGATTCACATGTCTCATAACGGTGTGAGCGATTCGGTCATTATTGGAGCCATTCGGAGTCGGGGAGGTGCCTTCGATCTAAGTCCTCAAACAATCATCTCACTGAAACAACAGGGAATTAGTGATCAGCTGATTGAATTTATGCAGAAGCATAATTATGTTGCCGGAACTGAACCGGTCATTGTGAAACAGAGACCAGCGACCGTCGTAACATCACCGTCTGTCGTCTATGTGACTCCACGCCCAAGGCCTCGATTCAGGCCTCGAACAGGAATTCATGGTCACTTTCACTTTTAA
- a CDS encoding type II and III secretion system protein, which yields MHTGTYLCNIFVLVFASTSYAQTDLLPNAPTPANSVAQIKQTVPKLVDGSSDKAFHLEQAAKHLEAAGLNDKAQRLRSQASSLRNQRQLEEKLKALHELQDEIRELYRLTGVVQQIQVDVKLIEFDLEKLKTDGVELCEFSIEAPKCNTCKSGLCSKETDIDQAALARKTDCEKCKQEAPEKLFDEHGQFTTTGQRLRKAGVLKVIAEPSLMTTPGQAANLLSGGEFPILIPQQSGKTSVEWREFGTRVDTVTAIMPDGKVRLELQVEASNCDFNNAVNISGNVVPGLTCRRVNTQVFAEPGETILIGGQSSIQSQEKSKEGQILKKCLTIAVTPTLLSVPTVKPDGSTTEPGENP from the coding sequence ATGCACACAGGCACGTATCTCTGCAATATCTTCGTCTTAGTTTTTGCCAGCACTTCGTACGCGCAGACCGATCTTCTGCCCAACGCACCGACTCCGGCGAATTCGGTGGCGCAGATCAAGCAGACGGTTCCGAAGTTGGTGGACGGGTCGAGCGATAAAGCCTTCCATTTGGAACAAGCCGCCAAGCACCTCGAAGCTGCCGGGCTCAACGACAAAGCGCAGCGTCTGCGCAGTCAGGCTTCGTCGTTGCGCAATCAGCGGCAACTGGAAGAAAAACTCAAAGCTCTACACGAACTGCAAGATGAAATTCGCGAACTGTATCGGCTGACCGGAGTTGTCCAGCAAATCCAGGTAGACGTGAAGCTCATTGAATTCGATTTGGAGAAGCTTAAAACAGACGGGGTCGAGCTGTGCGAATTCAGCATAGAAGCGCCAAAGTGTAACACCTGCAAGTCGGGCCTCTGCTCAAAGGAAACAGACATCGATCAAGCCGCATTGGCGCGCAAAACAGACTGCGAGAAGTGCAAACAAGAGGCGCCAGAAAAACTATTCGACGAGCACGGTCAATTCACGACGACCGGGCAGCGGCTTCGCAAAGCGGGAGTACTTAAAGTGATTGCCGAACCATCACTCATGACCACTCCCGGACAGGCCGCAAATCTGCTAAGCGGGGGAGAGTTTCCGATTCTCATTCCTCAGCAATCCGGCAAAACCAGCGTCGAGTGGCGCGAGTTCGGTACTCGCGTCGACACTGTCACAGCGATAATGCCTGATGGAAAGGTTCGTCTGGAACTACAGGTTGAAGCCTCTAATTGCGACTTCAATAACGCTGTCAATATCAGCGGAAACGTCGTTCCGGGATTGACCTGCCGCCGCGTCAATACGCAAGTGTTTGCCGAGCCGGGCGAAACGATTTTGATCGGCGGCCAAAGCTCAATACAATCTCAGGAGAAGTCCAAAGAGGGGCAGATATTAAAAAAGTGTCTGACCATCGCCGTGACGCCAACCCTACTGAGCGTCCCGACGGTGAAACCAGACGGGTCTACAACTGAGCCAGGCGAGAACCCTTAG
- a CDS encoding DUF1559 domain-containing protein codes for MRNKLYLREKPHLCGFTLIELLVVIAIIAILIALLLPAVQQAREAARRTQCKNNLKQIGLALHNYHDAHNAFPQVATWGRWNGSAYAAYHHTGIAAILPYLDQAPLYNQIDFNLPAWGQPHLERQLPALRCPTDTPGFDTPGSTHGVAVTNYAFAHGYDWWSRGRLHRQGGTEIWSGGIFTPQASSRIKDIIDGTSNTVAVGETSTLGFKANIVNGVNQTPQHTCGTGVIRQGAGESVFRAAFVAGSFTDAMHAGGQDLNGQVYVNPDGSAISGWFRAGPHLLAPHFQSSWGINTDWPGASSQHVGGIQVTMADGAVRFVSENIDWLVWNGLNTSHNSEIIGEF; via the coding sequence ATGAGAAACAAGCTATATTTGAGGGAAAAACCACATCTTTGTGGCTTCACTTTGATTGAATTGTTGGTCGTAATAGCGATCATTGCGATTTTGATTGCTTTGTTGTTGCCAGCAGTCCAGCAGGCCCGCGAGGCAGCAAGGCGGACTCAATGCAAAAACAACCTGAAACAAATTGGTTTGGCGCTGCACAACTACCACGATGCGCACAATGCGTTTCCCCAGGTTGCGACCTGGGGACGGTGGAACGGTTCGGCTTATGCAGCGTATCACCACACAGGGATCGCCGCGATTCTACCGTATCTCGACCAGGCTCCATTATACAATCAGATCGACTTTAATCTTCCTGCTTGGGGACAACCTCACCTGGAGAGACAACTTCCTGCCTTGCGCTGTCCTACTGATACACCGGGCTTTGATACACCAGGTTCGACGCATGGAGTGGCCGTGACCAATTATGCATTTGCACACGGCTACGATTGGTGGTCGCGGGGCCGGCTTCACCGACAGGGCGGTACGGAGATTTGGTCCGGAGGTATTTTTACACCGCAAGCCTCCAGCCGAATCAAGGATATCATTGACGGGACTTCCAATACAGTGGCGGTCGGTGAGACCAGCACGTTGGGCTTTAAGGCCAATATCGTCAACGGTGTCAATCAAACACCACAACACACATGCGGGACGGGCGTGATACGACAAGGGGCGGGAGAATCAGTCTTTCGTGCTGCTTTTGTGGCTGGTTCATTCACGGATGCGATGCATGCCGGAGGGCAGGACCTGAATGGTCAGGTCTACGTTAATCCGGATGGTAGTGCGATTAGCGGGTGGTTCCGTGCAGGCCCACACTTACTGGCGCCTCACTTTCAAAGTTCGTGGGGAATTAATACAGATTGGCCCGGCGCCAGTAGTCAGCATGTAGGGGGCATACAAGTAACAATGGCAGACGGTGCAGTGCGGTTCGTGAGTGAAAATATAGACTGGTTGGTTTGGAACGGTCTAAATACCTCCCATAACTCTGAAATTATTGGAGAATTTTAA
- a CDS encoding antibiotic biosynthesis monooxygenase, which translates to MNSINTDPITMVVTAHPAAGNEKEWEQTLTSTIQESLKFPGHMGTTVLKQESRLKPTYQIVIRFDQLENLEAWKSSPEREHWVSRLHALEHVPPAIEHNVGLETWFEFTHHDEQHPSQHPPKYKMAIIVWIAVYMTVIPIVNLIRPVTSELHFLIGSAITTTITVPLMTWVMIPVLSWLLKSWLYPTKPIEA; encoded by the coding sequence ATGAATTCAATCAATACAGATCCAATCACCATGGTTGTGACAGCCCATCCTGCTGCAGGAAATGAAAAAGAATGGGAACAGACTTTAACCAGCACAATCCAGGAATCGTTAAAATTTCCAGGCCACATGGGAACGACTGTTCTCAAACAGGAATCTCGTCTGAAACCAACATATCAAATTGTGATTCGATTTGATCAATTAGAAAATTTGGAGGCATGGAAAAGCTCACCCGAACGAGAACATTGGGTCTCACGCTTACATGCACTCGAACATGTCCCGCCAGCGATTGAACATAATGTCGGTTTGGAAACATGGTTTGAATTCACTCATCATGATGAGCAACATCCTTCTCAGCATCCCCCCAAATACAAAATGGCAATTATCGTCTGGATTGCCGTATATATGACTGTGATTCCTATTGTCAATTTAATACGTCCTGTCACTAGTGAATTACATTTTCTCATTGGTAGTGCAATCACGACAACCATTACCGTTCCCCTCATGACCTGGGTAATGATTCCCGTTTTAAGCTGGTTATTGAAAAGTTGGCTCTATCCGACGAAACCCATTGAGGCCTGA
- a CDS encoding DUF4198 domain-containing protein produces the protein MLRKISLACAINLAILFSSASAHYLWINVDTKSGDRGTTNLYFEEGPRPGDGKYLDPFIERGTTWIHTVKNNKPMPLNMSVVKKPGKRWLANELQVSAPRSIESFCKWGVYSYGKTEVLLHYYGKHIEADSLKDKNSLARAKQLDLDIVPTFSDDGVEIQVLWKGKPAAGRPFKLRGVGGLNKNLTTDEEGRVRFKPLASGFHSMRTSVDEPERSGTFEGKEHDIARHHSSLTVNLTVKNTEKGS, from the coding sequence ATGCTTAGAAAAATCTCATTAGCCTGTGCGATCAATCTCGCCATATTATTCTCATCGGCGTCGGCCCATTATCTTTGGATCAATGTCGATACAAAATCTGGCGATCGAGGAACAACCAACTTATATTTCGAAGAGGGGCCCAGGCCCGGCGATGGTAAATATTTAGATCCTTTCATCGAACGAGGTACCACCTGGATTCACACGGTTAAAAATAATAAACCCATGCCGTTGAATATGTCGGTCGTCAAAAAACCTGGCAAGCGCTGGTTAGCAAACGAGTTGCAAGTTTCTGCCCCGCGAAGCATCGAAAGTTTCTGCAAATGGGGCGTTTACAGCTATGGCAAAACCGAAGTGCTGTTGCACTATTACGGCAAGCACATTGAAGCGGATTCGTTAAAAGATAAAAACTCACTGGCGCGGGCCAAGCAATTGGATTTGGATATCGTACCGACATTTTCAGATGACGGCGTAGAAATTCAAGTTCTCTGGAAAGGCAAACCAGCTGCCGGACGTCCGTTTAAATTACGGGGCGTCGGCGGGTTGAATAAGAATCTCACAACCGACGAAGAAGGCCGCGTGCGGTTCAAGCCGTTAGCCAGTGGTTTTCATTCGATGAGAACCAGCGTCGATGAACCAGAGCGCAGCGGTACTTTTGAAGGAAAAGAGCATGACATCGCACGGCATCATAGTTCATTGACAGTGAACTTAACCGTAAAGAATACAGAAAAAGGTTCCTGA
- a CDS encoding class I SAM-dependent methyltransferase, whose translation MSHAEDLWDGSEYAHNSSMQYRQALEALERIDVSLYKRVLDIGCGNGAVTKYLSQQIPSSQVVGVDVSPSMVEFARRTYAEPGRLDFRQMNADQLDFDESFDLVCSFSILHWVKRQWAVWSGIHRVLCSSGRVLIGFQADHEEFWDAVSIVSERSHWKPLLSDFEDPYHHWTREFMMRCIRGNGFYVDRFDEIIGDEYFGTRQALADFFCSWVPVARHVSAEIRQDLMNEILDLYYQRIDSELVEKAGVRIRRYIIQAWKR comes from the coding sequence ATGTCACACGCGGAAGACCTCTGGGATGGATCGGAATATGCACACAATTCATCGATGCAGTATCGACAGGCCTTAGAAGCTCTAGAGCGTATTGACGTTAGTTTGTACAAACGGGTACTCGATATCGGATGTGGAAACGGTGCCGTCACCAAATATCTGAGTCAGCAAATACCCTCTAGCCAAGTCGTCGGTGTGGATGTCTCTCCTTCCATGGTCGAATTTGCCCGCCGCACGTACGCCGAACCGGGACGACTCGATTTTCGGCAGATGAATGCCGATCAGCTCGACTTTGACGAATCATTCGATTTGGTTTGCTCGTTCAGCATCCTCCATTGGGTGAAACGGCAATGGGCCGTCTGGAGTGGTATCCATCGCGTGTTGTGTAGCAGTGGTCGTGTGCTGATCGGATTCCAAGCCGACCACGAAGAATTTTGGGACGCCGTATCCATTGTATCAGAGCGCAGCCATTGGAAGCCGTTGTTATCGGACTTTGAAGATCCGTATCATCATTGGACGCGCGAGTTCATGATGCGATGTATACGTGGCAATGGATTCTATGTCGATCGCTTCGACGAAATTATTGGCGATGAATACTTCGGCACACGGCAGGCTTTGGCCGATTTTTTTTGCTCCTGGGTACCAGTGGCCCGTCACGTATCGGCTGAGATTCGACAGGATCTCATGAACGAAATCCTAGACCTCTACTACCAGCGAATCGACTCTGAATTGGTTGAGAAAGCAGGAGTGCGAATCCGTCGCTATATTATCCAAGCCTGGAAACGATGA
- a CDS encoding ATP:cob(I)alamin adenosyltransferase: MSERGKVHLNMIVTKTGDQGETYLNDSSRVSKASTRIKALALIETISVKLGFFIHECRQDQLKLSLPEEGVCVLNLEQLANSFQQEMYDLGSDLSTPIKSEETIVRFPVEKAEEITKLISKLTPTLEPLDSFILPQGSLRVLLAHDIRTTIRQAETLVWDIEEAINPAVTLYLNRLSDFWFVLGRILQSEDQLTTDEITKKWEPNQEHERGIQIQETK, from the coding sequence ATGTCAGAACGAGGCAAAGTTCATTTGAATATGATCGTAACAAAAACTGGTGATCAGGGGGAAACCTATTTAAACGATAGTTCTCGCGTATCTAAGGCTTCTACTCGAATCAAAGCTCTGGCACTGATTGAGACTATATCTGTAAAGCTAGGTTTTTTCATTCATGAATGTAGACAAGACCAATTAAAACTCTCTCTTCCAGAAGAAGGAGTCTGTGTGCTCAATCTGGAACAACTTGCAAATTCATTTCAACAGGAGATGTATGACCTCGGTTCGGACTTGAGCACTCCTATCAAATCAGAAGAGACCATCGTACGCTTCCCTGTCGAAAAAGCAGAAGAAATCACGAAACTGATCTCAAAACTCACTCCGACTCTGGAACCGCTGGATTCGTTCATTTTACCTCAAGGCAGCTTGCGCGTTTTACTGGCTCACGATATTCGAACGACGATCAGACAAGCTGAGACTTTGGTATGGGACATTGAAGAGGCGATCAATCCCGCGGTGACGCTCTACCTGAATCGACTTTCCGATTTCTGGTTTGTTCTGGGCAGAATACTTCAGTCTGAAGACCAGCTAACAACTGATGAAATCACAAAAAAATGGGAACCCAATCAGGAACATGAAAGAGGCATTCAAATACAGGAAACAAAATAA